From a single Desulfomicrobium apsheronum genomic region:
- a CDS encoding HypC/HybG/HupF family hydrogenase formation chaperone: MCLAIPAKIESIENGVAQCRVGEGETFVTASLMLLDGEAALGDYVIIHAGFAIRKLDLLEAQQSLAILRELADAYDEVQRKYEQEELDRAKA, from the coding sequence ATGTGTCTGGCCATCCCCGCCAAAATTGAATCCATCGAAAACGGCGTCGCGCAGTGCCGCGTCGGCGAAGGCGAAACCTTCGTCACCGCATCTCTCATGCTCCTCGACGGAGAGGCGGCACTCGGCGATTACGTCATCATCCACGCCGGATTCGCCATCCGTAAGCTTGACCTGCTGGAGGCCCAGCAATCCCTGGCCATCCTGCGCGAACTGGCCGACGCCTACGACGAAGTGCAGCGCAAATATGAACAGGAGGAGCTTGATCGTGCCAAGGCCTGA